In a single window of the Kwoniella shandongensis chromosome 5, complete sequence genome:
- a CDS encoding acetolactate synthase, small subunit: MSARAITSTSLRSLRTTGVTGTGAIAQRWASSGARGPKPIDDSTSALDYKAHKSARRLPHLVTQHPRSPSAEEAVTNILYNTPPPSTEPYKRHLLNCLVQNEPGVLSRVSGILAGRGFNIDSLVVCQTEIRDLSRMCIVLKGQDGVIEQARRQLEDLVPVWAVLDYTKTSVVERELLLAKVSILGPEFAEAQLAPQSLDNSFEHAVESQVSAPPFIPASESGADHSIEKVQREQALARSFEDSSSSSSTQQLYPGRQRGEISASEALIAKNLHLAAIRTLADQFNGRIVDVAENSCIVELTAKSVRVDAFLGLMRPFGVMEATRSGVMVLPRTPIPRYGEEDELVLDDKEEVDLSMLPPG; the protein is encoded by the exons ATGTCGGCTCGAGCAATCACATCTACTTCTCTGAGATCGTTGAGGACGACCGGCGTCACCGGTACTGGTGCTATCGCACAACGATGGGCATCTTCAGGTGCCAGGGGTCCTAAACCCATTGACGACAGTACAAGCGCTCTTGATT ACAAAGCACACAAATCCGCAAGGAGACTTCCCCACCTCGtcactcaacatcctcgaTCTCCCTCGGCCGAAGAGGCAGTCACCAACATCTTGTACAACACCCCTCCTCCCAGCACCGAGCCATACAagcg ACATTTGCTCAACTGTCTTGTGCAAAATGAGCCCGGTGTGCTGTCTCGTGTTTCTGGTATTCTCGCAGGAAGGGGCTTCAACATCG ACTCTCTCGTCGTGTGTCAAACTGAGATTCGAGACTTGTCAAGAATGTGTATCGTCCTCAAGGGACAAGACGGTGTGATTGAGCAAGCTCGTCGTCAGTTGGAggacttg GTCCCCGTCTGGGCAGTTTTGGACTACACTAAGACATCGGTTGTGGAACGAGAACTTCTCCTTGCCAAAGTTTCAATTCTCGGACCCGAGTTCGCCGAGGCGCAACTCGCCCCTCAATCCCTCGACAACTCGTTCGAGCACGCTGTCGAATCTCAGGTTTCCGCACCACCTTTCATCCCTGCTTCCGAGAGCGGTGCGGACCATTCCATCGAGAAAGTACAGAGAGAACAAGCTCTCGCTCGTTCATTCGAAgattcctcatcatcatcttccacccaACAACTTTACCCAGGTCGACAAAGAGGTGAAATCTCAGCTAGTGAAGCTCTCATCGCGAAGAACTTGCATCTTGCCGCTATTAGAACTTTGGCAGATCAGTTTAATGGAAGGATCGTGGATGTCGCTGAGAACAGCTGTATCGTCGAGTTGACAGCGAAGAGTGTTAGGGTCGATGCGTTCTTGGGTTTGATGAGACCTTTCGGTGTGATGGAAGCCACTcgatcag GTGTCATGGTCCTCCCTCGAACCCCCATCCCTCGATAcggcgaggaagacgagctcgtcctcgacgacaaggaagaggtcgactTGAGCATGCTCCCTCCTGGATAG
- a CDS encoding mitochondrial 54S ribosomal protein bL17m: MKHGINQRKLGRMPAHRLALLRNLVSALLHHETIKTTLPKAKEAAKLAEKIITLGKKGNNQAKSKAMAYLMPAHHGPSSSYTPSPTNPAPTLPPLSYPSSSAQPFDPETFTPPTSLLPKVFTTLSERYASRPGGYTRIHKFGRRQGDNAPHAIVCLVDGPRDLKFELLARTVGKESLEVLEEKGDLEGVSEGWEGLREKTRKEVERILRFRSKEEQAAFKAKAREYADYLQAEESAYGGLRAPVEDDSERPKYRPSQLIKPKRGRPLHAGERLSGMSIANTGLGLARGALGRQGRGRGEADRTPRFFNQFRDAEVVRGSVVERGSEQAL; this comes from the exons ATGAAGCACGGTATCAACCAAAGAAAGCTAGGCAGGATGCCGGCGCATCGACTCGCCCTTCTCCG AAATCTCGTTTCGGCGTTGTTGCACCATGAGACGATCAAGACTACTCTGCCAAAGGCCAAGGAGGCTGCGAAGCTGGCTGAGAAG ATCATCACACtagggaagaagggcaacAACCAAGCTAAGAGTAAAGCTATGGCCTATCTCATG CCCGCACACCACGGTCCCTCATCTTCATACACCCCTTCACCGACCAACCCTGCGCCAACCCTCCCACCTCTTTCGtacccttcctcctctgctcaGCCCTTCGATCCCGAGACTTTCACTCCTCCCACATCCCTCTTACCTAAAGTATTCACAACACTCTCCGAACGATATGCTTCTCGACCAGGTGGATATACTCGAATCCACAAATTCGGTAGACGGCAAGGAGACAATGCTCCTCACGCGATCGTGTGTCTCGTCGACGGACCGAGAGATCTGAAATTCGAGTTATTGGCTCGAACAGTCGGAAAAGAGAGTTTGGAAGttttggaggagaagggtgatcTGGAGGGAGTCAGTGAAGGTTGGGAGGgtttgagagagaagacTAGGAAAGAGGTAGAGAGGATTTTGAGATTTAGGAGCAAAGAGGAACAAGCGGCTTTCAAAGCAAAAGCGAGAGAATACGCA GACTACCTCCAAGCGGAAGAGTCGGCTTATGGTGGACTTCGAGCTCCTGTCGAAGATGATTCAGAACGACCAAAATACAGACCATCACA ACTGATCAAGCCCAAACGTGGACGACCCCTTCATGCCGGTGAGAGACTATCCGGCATGTCCATCGCCAACaccggtctcggtctcgctcgCGGAGCTTTGGGTCGCCAAggacgaggtagaggagaGGCGGACAGGACACCGAGGTTCTTCAACCAGTTTCGAGATGCCGAGGTGGTAAGGGGGAGTGTCgttgagagagggagtgagCAGGCTTTGTGA
- a CDS encoding acyl carrier protein, which yields MYRSLPVLRSALPSTLRTTTPLLLARPSQSITKIVAAPISRSYAASAGLSKDDISSRVLDVLKSFEKVDGGKLSPSASFTSDLGLDSLDAVEVVMAIEEEFAIEIPDAEADEITTVQKAIDYVANVRFTYLLSISLLTLYNPSSSNTVSRR from the exons ATGTACAGATCCCTCCCAGTCCTCCGATCAGCTCTCCCCTCCACTCTTCGAACAACcacccctctcctcctcgcccgACCTTCCCAATCCATCACCAAGATCGTTGCCGCTCCGATCTCCAGGTCATATGCCGCTTCAGCAGGTTTGAGCAAGGATGATATCTCTAGTAGAGTTTTGGACGTTTTGAAGTCGTTTGAGAAAGTCGATGGCGGTAAG CTCTCACCCTCCGCCTCATTCACCTCCGATCTCGGCCTCGACTCCCTTGACGCTGTCGAGGTCGTCATGGCCATCGAGGAGGAGTTCGCTATTGAGATCCCTGATGCCGAGGCCGATGAGATCACCACCGTtcagaagg CTATCGACTACGTTGCCAACGTGCGTTTCACTTACCTTTTATCAATCTCCTTACTGACGCTTTACAACCCCTCGTCCTCCAATACAGTCTCccgaaggtga